The nucleotide sequence TGGCAAAGTTTTTTGAATTATTTACCTAATGCAGCATCTAATGCTAACTGAATGTCGGAAACAGCCTCGATTCCGACCGATAACCGTACCAGGCCCATCGTAATTCCCGTTTCCTTGCGCTGCTCTTCAGAAAAAGCACGGTGGGACGTCGTAACAGGATGAGAAACACTCGTCTCCACACCAGCAAGAGACGGAGCCAGCTTGATCCAGTCAAGTGCCCGGTAAAAGTCGTAGATCTTCGTCTCGTCTGTGAGAACAAAGGATACCATTGCTCCCTGCTTTTGCCGTGAAAAAAAGAAAGTATCCGTAGGACTTGGGTAATACACTTGCCCAACTGCTGGATGCTCACGAAGAAACGCAGCAATCTGGCTAGCATTATCGCATTGACGCTCCATTCTCACTGCCAATGTTTTCAAACCACGCGATGTCAACCAGGCCTCAAAGGGACTGAGCGATGCACCGTAGTTGGCTACGATCTCTGTGGCACGCTTGATTGTCGCCTGTGCTCCAACCAGAGCACCTGACGTCACATCGCTATGTCCACCTATGTATTTCGTTCCACTATGTACCACGAGATCTGCTCCGAATGAAATGGGTTGTACCAAATACGGGGTCGCAAACGTATTATCCACCATGACGGTTAAGCCAAGACTTTTTGCTTCCTTGATCCAGTAAGGCAGATCGACAACAGTCAATAGCGGATTGGTGATAGTCTCCAAGAAAAACAGCCGCGTAGTTGGGCGAACATGATCAGCAAGCTTTGTCTTTTGGCCAAGCTGGATGCATGTAAGCTCGATTCCAAATCGCGACAGCTCCTTGTGCAGTAGAGCGTAGGTACCGCCATAAATTTCATGGGAAGCCAGCACGTGATCTCCAGGAGAAAGAACGGCAAGTAAACCCGCCATGATCGCTCCCATACCGGAGGCAGCACTGACACCTGCTTCTGCACCTTCTAAAGCAGCGATTGCACGAGCCAACTCCGCTTGGTTGGGATTGCCATTTCGGGTGTACAAGTAGTCTCCTTCGCCGACGTAGTACTGTTCTACTTCTTCCAAGCCTTCGAAGGCAAAAACAGAGGTTTGATAAATCGGTGTAGTTTTGCTTTTTACTCCCCGCAAAGGGTCATGTCCGATATGTACCGTTTTGGTCTCAAATCGCTCTGCCACATTGATCACCCTTTTCTCCCAATCATACCATGCGAGATTGGAAAGGAAACTAGCGGATTGGCAAAAGCTCGACTATTTGTGTTATAATTCGAAACCGAACCACCCAACAGTATGAAACAAAGGAAGGTGCATAAGATGAGAAAGATGATGACAACTCTGTTCACATGTCTGACGGCAATCGCCTTGGTTACGGGTTGTTCCACAGGAAGCAATGAAGCCGCTCCTAATCAGCCGACTACGCCAGCAGAGAAACCAGCATCCAAGGAGCCAGCTAACCCACCGGGCCCAACCGGAGAGAAGAAATACGAGAAGGCTCCGGCAATGCAGATTGACAAAGCAAAGGACTATCAAGCAAAAATCACTACTTCCATGGGTGACATTACGATCGATCTGTTCGAAAAGGATGCGCCAATTGCTGTCAATAACTTTGTTTTCCTCGCAAAGGACAAGTTCTATGACGGCATCACGTTCCACCGCGTCATCAAAGATTTCATGATTCAAACAGGCGATCCATTGGGTAGTGGCATGGGTGGCCCTGGTTACACGTTTGAAGACGAATTGAAAACTGGTCATAAATACGAAGCAGGCGTGGTTGCCATGGCGAATTCCGGTAAAAACACAAATGGTAGCCAATTCTTCATTGGTTCCGGACCTGACGTGACAGGATTGGACAACTCTCCGAATTACACGATTTTCGGAAAAGTTACGGGTGGCATGGATGTCGTTCAAAAAATTGCCGGAACAAAAGTAAAGAAAAACCCACAAACGGGTGAACCAAGTGTTCCTGAGCAAACGATTACCATTAAATCCATTACGATTACAGAAAAATAAGAGCAGCCTCAAACTGCACACGAAAGCCACTTTCTCAACGGGAAAGTGGTTTTTTTATAGAAGGAGTATCCGTTCATGAAAACACTTTCATAAATTTCTCGATTTTGTAAATAGTTCTATGGAACCAATTCCCTCTTGAACCATCCCCATAAGATCGCTAGACTTGCAAAAGACCTGATTCGCTTCCGCAATCAAAACGCAAAAAGCGAAAAGGAGTGGTTCACACCATGTTGACACGAGAAGCGCCAACGCGCTTTTTCTTCTTTTTGAACAGTATTGGCTTGATGCTGTTATGTTTATTTGTCACACCGACAAGTGCAATGGCACCACAGCCAGTACAAATCCTACCTGTTCTCGGTAGTGCACAGGCGCCATCGGAACAAGTTTCGAAGAAGGAAAAGAAAACAACCACATCTGCTACAGCAACAAAACGCGAGTCTGTGCAGGTTAGTCGTGATAGTCGCCCAAAAGTGGTTCGCAATGGAAAAGTGAAGGTTTCGGAAAGGGATATGGAACTGCTCGCCCGGTTAGTGTATGCGGAAGGCCGGGGAGAACCGTATGAAGGACAGGTAGCGATTGCTGCCGTTGTATTGAATCGGGTTGCTTCAGATGAATTTCCAAATACGGTACGGGAGGTTATTTATGCTCCCAATGCGTTTTCGCCTGTCCATGACGGCAATTTGACACATAAATCAAATGAAAGCACGAGAAAAGCGGTCCAGGACGCGCTGAACGGGAAGGATCCGAGCAATGGTTCCTTGTACTTCTTCAATCCGGATACGGCTACATCGAAATGGATTTGGTCACGCCCTGTAACGGTAGAAATCGGTAACCATCGTTTTGCTCGTTAACAAGTTACTTACAGATAAAAGATTTAATAATGCTTTATTTTTATTTAATTGATACTTTACTTTTACTTGCTATGTTGTAGGTGTAAGCACTTTTTCAACGCATTGAGAAAAAGTTCGATTATCTTCTTTGGATGACTTTTTAACGTAAGCATGTTTAGATCGATCATTCAATCTGAGTATGCCTACGCTAATAGCTTTGATTGATTGACTGTTTTGGGTGAGAGCAAACCAGTCATAGAACAATCAGTCGTTCTTTTTCTCAATCGCCCCCAATAATTAGGCATTCCCAACTGGGAATGCCCCTTTTTTTATCAAACCCGTATATAGACATGCCGCCATCAACCGAAATGGTTTGGCCCGATATGTATGAAGCTGCATCAGAGGACAAGAAAATCGCTGGTCCTACCAAGTCCTCGACATCCCCGATTCGGCCACTCGGGGTTCGCTGCAACACCTCTTGGACGAACGCTTCGTCGCTAAGCAAGCTCTCTGTCAGTGGCGTACGAAAATACCACGGTGCGATCGCATTTACGTTGACGCCAAACTTGCTCCATTCTAATGCCAGCACCCTTGTCATCTGGATGAGCCCCGCTTTGCTGGCACCATACGCGACACCCGTACGAAGCGCTACTACACCCGCGACCGAAGCGATATTGACGATTCTGCCATAGCGCTGCTCGCACATGTATTTGCCAGCAGCTTGACTCATGAAAAATGCTGCTTTCAAATTCAAATCCACTACTCTGTCCCACTCTTCTTCCGTTACCTCATGAGCTTTTTTGCGGATATTCATACCTGCATTGTTGATCAGGATATGAACACCCCCTAATCCTTCGACAGCTTGCTTCACAATACGTTCCGCTGCATCAGACACAGTCAAGTCAGCCTCGACGGGGAAAGCCACTCCGCCTTTTGCTTCAATCTCCGATACCACTTCTTGCAAATCAGAAGCTGTTCGCGAGACTACCGCAACCTTGGCACCCGCTTCTGCGATTCCCAACGCCAGTGCCTTCCCAATCCCTCTTCCAGCACCTGTTATAATTGCTTTCTTTCCATGCAAATCAAAACGTGTCATTTTCGAAACGACTCCCCTTTCGTTCCCTTAGGGATTCTGCATCCATCGCCTTTTCCCTTGTCTTTTGCTACAATATACCTGTATGGAAAGGGGGCAGTCCGTTGCGTTTGTACAGTCAAATGACACTCGCCGAGCTGCAGGAGGAAATGGAGCGCCTGCACGTCGAAGCGAAAGAAAAAAAGAAGCTTGGTGATCACTCACAGCTTGCGATCATTACACAAAAGTACTTCATGGCGAAATCGTACTATTTAGGAACGGGTGAGTTCCGAATCGGCAGCAAATACAGCGTGCCAGACTACGATCAGCCGTTTACAATTGATTATTTCAACGGCGTCTTTGCTTGGGGACGTTTCCCTGATTCGGACGAACAAACAGGTTTTCCAGTAGGAATGCTGGAACTGTGGTTTGATTAATGTAAGGAGCTTGTTAGACCTCAATTCAATGAGGTCTATTTTTTTATTACTCTAACCAAATCTTTGGCTTCTCGCCGAGCTTCCAGAACCAAATGCGCCCATCCTCGGTTTTCGCTATCGTTACGTCTGTTCCTGCTGCAATTGCAACGACTCGTTCCATCACTTGGACAGGGGTCGTACCTACCGTTTTCCCCCATAGCCACAACGTATTATCGTTCCGGATTGCCGCCGAATGCGATGCGCCAGTAGCAACCATCTTGGCATCGTGGAAAATTGTCCCCCAAGTTGTCGCTTTGTCACCGAGTCCGTGCGTGCTGAGCGGTCCGAAAATATTGCCCCCCGTACCTTGCACGTCTCCATTCTTTTTCAAGAGGATCGCATGACCGGTGTGCCCTTTGACCTGGACGGCATCCTCAGCGACCTTCATATAATCTGGCGTACTCTCCAGACGGCCATCTCCGTACTGACCTCTGTGGGCAAGACCTTTCACGAATACGTGTCCTTGCTCCGTTATGTAATAGTCTGCTCCGTCCCCAATGCTCGCGTACGCAATGCCTCCAGAAGCAATTTGAACCCCCTCTTGATCCGGGGCTGCATATCTCCACAGGCTTCCGTCTTTTCTAATCACGAACAATCCGGTTTTTCCAGCGGAGAAGAAGGAAACATCGCGCGTAACCTCCTTGGCATCTCGTACTTCATCCGTCCACGAAACTAGCGTACCGGAAGACAATAAGGCGTAGCTCACTTGATCACTTACGCCTACTTGTATGGCGTTGTCAAGCATAAGCTTCGGCTTTTCATTGCCAGTCCAGCCATATACTTTCCCATCCTTCATGGCGAGATGCCGATCGTAATAGGAGGCAAGCTCAGTTGAGCGGTCAGGCTTATGAAAGCGTGAAAATTCCGCCTTATTCGAACGCTCACCTTTTGTTGTTGTGTTGTTTAGCGGCGTAAGGGATTGTCCTGACTCAGGTGCAGACGAGGCTTTTTGGAGAAAAGGCATGAAGTCCTGAACCGTTCCGAATCCGATTAGGACAAAGATCAGAATGAGTCCGGTTATTATGGCTGGCAATCGACTCTTCATGAATCTCCCCCTCCATTTCAGTTAGAATTTTATCCGTCCGGCACAAGCTGCTTTCACATGGATATACTAACAAAAACGAAAGGGAGCGACCAATACTTATGGACTGGATTAGTATCATTCTCTTAATCCTTTTAGCACTTGGTGTCATTGGAAACAACGCAACTGTGTCCATTGCTGTCGCTCTCCTTCTTCTTATGAGACTCCTGTCGTTGGACCGATATTTTCCACTGCTCGAGCA is from Brevibacillus brevis and encodes:
- a CDS encoding SDR family NAD(P)-dependent oxidoreductase, producing the protein MTRFDLHGKKAIITGAGRGIGKALALGIAEAGAKVAVVSRTASDLQEVVSEIEAKGGVAFPVEADLTVSDAAERIVKQAVEGLGGVHILINNAGMNIRKKAHEVTEEEWDRVVDLNLKAAFFMSQAAGKYMCEQRYGRIVNIASVAGVVALRTGVAYGASKAGLIQMTRVLALEWSKFGVNVNAIAPWYFRTPLTESLLSDEAFVQEVLQRTPSGRIGDVEDLVGPAIFLSSDAASYISGQTISVDGGMSIYGFDKKRGIPSWECLIIGGD
- a CDS encoding YfhH family protein, which codes for MRLYSQMTLAELQEEMERLHVEAKEKKKLGDHSQLAIITQKYFMAKSYYLGTGEFRIGSKYSVPDYDQPFTIDYFNGVFAWGRFPDSDEQTGFPVGMLELWFD
- a CDS encoding RCC1 domain-containing protein, with protein sequence MKSRLPAIITGLILIFVLIGFGTVQDFMPFLQKASSAPESGQSLTPLNNTTTKGERSNKAEFSRFHKPDRSTELASYYDRHLAMKDGKVYGWTGNEKPKLMLDNAIQVGVSDQVSYALLSSGTLVSWTDEVRDAKEVTRDVSFFSAGKTGLFVIRKDGSLWRYAAPDQEGVQIASGGIAYASIGDGADYYITEQGHVFVKGLAHRGQYGDGRLESTPDYMKVAEDAVQVKGHTGHAILLKKNGDVQGTGGNIFGPLSTHGLGDKATTWGTIFHDAKMVATGASHSAAIRNDNTLWLWGKTVGTTPVQVMERVVAIAAGTDVTIAKTEDGRIWFWKLGEKPKIWLE
- a CDS encoding trans-sulfuration enzyme family protein; protein product: MINVAERFETKTVHIGHDPLRGVKSKTTPIYQTSVFAFEGLEEVEQYYVGEGDYLYTRNGNPNQAELARAIAALEGAEAGVSAASGMGAIMAGLLAVLSPGDHVLASHEIYGGTYALLHKELSRFGIELTCIQLGQKTKLADHVRPTTRLFFLETITNPLLTVVDLPYWIKEAKSLGLTVMVDNTFATPYLVQPISFGADLVVHSGTKYIGGHSDVTSGALVGAQATIKRATEIVANYGASLSPFEAWLTSRGLKTLAVRMERQCDNASQIAAFLREHPAVGQVYYPSPTDTFFFSRQKQGAMVSFVLTDETKIYDFYRALDWIKLAPSLAGVETSVSHPVTTSHRAFSEEQRKETGITMGLVRLSVGIEAVSDIQLALDAALGK
- a CDS encoding peptidylprolyl isomerase, which codes for MRKMMTTLFTCLTAIALVTGCSTGSNEAAPNQPTTPAEKPASKEPANPPGPTGEKKYEKAPAMQIDKAKDYQAKITTSMGDITIDLFEKDAPIAVNNFVFLAKDKFYDGITFHRVIKDFMIQTGDPLGSGMGGPGYTFEDELKTGHKYEAGVVAMANSGKNTNGSQFFIGSGPDVTGLDNSPNYTIFGKVTGGMDVVQKIAGTKVKKNPQTGEPSVPEQTITIKSITITEK
- a CDS encoding cell wall hydrolase, encoding MLTREAPTRFFFFLNSIGLMLLCLFVTPTSAMAPQPVQILPVLGSAQAPSEQVSKKEKKTTTSATATKRESVQVSRDSRPKVVRNGKVKVSERDMELLARLVYAEGRGEPYEGQVAIAAVVLNRVASDEFPNTVREVIYAPNAFSPVHDGNLTHKSNESTRKAVQDALNGKDPSNGSLYFFNPDTATSKWIWSRPVTVEIGNHRFAR